The following are encoded together in the Sediminitomix flava genome:
- a CDS encoding Crp/Fnr family transcriptional regulator, with the protein MIAEDLLEKYGAILKHYEKNETLFSEEEVPHFYMQIMKGQVKMSNYNDEGKEFVQGVFTDGESFGEPPLFGNFPYPSNAIAVKSTKVWALPQDIFLKLLEENPKVHLEFTATLAKRLRYKAIMQAEISSNPPEKRVLRLIDYLKEEKEITDEYLVPLTRQQIADMTGLRVETVIRTIKKLEEEGELKIKDKKVYR; encoded by the coding sequence ATGATAGCTGAAGACTTACTCGAAAAATACGGAGCGATATTAAAGCATTATGAAAAAAATGAAACGCTTTTTTCAGAAGAAGAAGTACCTCATTTTTATATGCAGATTATGAAAGGACAAGTGAAAATGTCCAATTATAATGATGAAGGAAAAGAGTTTGTTCAAGGCGTTTTTACTGACGGAGAGAGTTTTGGTGAACCACCTTTATTCGGGAATTTTCCATATCCGAGCAATGCCATAGCGGTGAAGAGTACTAAGGTTTGGGCTTTGCCTCAAGATATTTTTCTCAAACTGCTAGAAGAAAATCCTAAAGTTCACCTTGAATTTACAGCTACACTTGCCAAAAGACTTCGTTACAAAGCCATTATGCAAGCCGAGATTTCTTCAAACCCGCCCGAAAAACGAGTACTCCGTCTGATCGATTATCTGAAAGAAGAAAAGGAAATAACAGATGAATATTTAGTTCCTCTGACAAGGCAACAAATTGCAGATATGACAGGTTTGCGAGTAGAGACAGTAATCAGAACAATCAAGAAATTGGAGGAAGAAGGTGAGCTGAAAATCAAGGACAAAAAGGTGTATAGGTAG
- a CDS encoding DinB family protein, with translation MKQITFFILSILFTQFTVMAQESSYSDSFPEKWERSKNYSIAVIQEMPFEKFDMKVAEDVMSFQEELAHTITNFEKLQYYVTGSKDCAITGYGEQIKNSSSKEEITSLYEKGFQHIDTLWDSLSEDQKNTSVENFFAKDVNMTKRDIFYLMRNHVTHHRGRLTLQMRIAGVKPPRYIGW, from the coding sequence ATGAAACAAATTACTTTTTTCATTCTAAGCATTCTTTTCACACAATTCACAGTAATGGCACAAGAATCAAGTTATAGCGATAGCTTTCCAGAAAAGTGGGAGCGTTCAAAAAATTACTCTATTGCAGTTATTCAAGAAATGCCTTTCGAAAAATTCGATATGAAGGTAGCCGAAGATGTAATGAGTTTTCAAGAAGAACTTGCACACACGATTACCAACTTTGAAAAGTTGCAGTACTACGTTACAGGAAGTAAAGACTGTGCTATCACGGGCTATGGCGAGCAAATCAAGAATAGTAGCTCAAAAGAAGAAATCACATCTCTTTATGAAAAAGGATTTCAACATATCGATACGCTTTGGGACAGTCTTTCGGAAGATCAAAAAAATACAAGCGTAGAAAATTTCTTTGCCAAAGATGTAAACATGACAAAAAGAGATATTTTTTACCTTATGAGAAATCATGTGACACATCACAGAGGCAGATTGACCCTTCAAATGCGTATTGCAGGCGTAAAACCACCTCGCTATATCGGTTGGTAA
- a CDS encoding site-specific integrase, with the protein MATAKLYLKDKNAPNVTRIICAISDGRGVLLRVSTDLSIKPKHWSVKNQKILSANSNAVELNKQLEIFRDKALTIYIEAKNKGLEVDSKYLKEQLAPTEKAKTKNVEFWEVWSGYLEIQKRTHKTASFKKYRSIENHLKKFEVLDKLPISFDSIKPNTLERLQEYMNTKGELNNKTASTYLKHLKTFLSWAVDNGYSKNTAYKKFSPIKPPETLKVILTEEDINKIKSVELGTKEYLKNTREWLLLSVNTGLRYSDYGRISQEHIKESLKGRLIEIRQRKTGGFVTLPLVGETEKIIDRILSGETHKIANQNFNKYVKELCKLAGIDEPFEVHEFKGKLSISKSVPKYELVTSHTGRRTFATNMILRGVPAETVMKYTGHKTLASFWQYINIPEEKEHDLIRVALGG; encoded by the coding sequence ATGGCAACCGCTAAACTATACTTGAAAGATAAGAATGCTCCAAATGTCACTCGAATTATATGTGCCATCTCAGATGGTCGGGGTGTGTTGTTGCGAGTTTCTACGGACTTATCCATAAAGCCAAAACATTGGAGTGTTAAGAATCAGAAAATACTTTCTGCAAATTCCAATGCGGTGGAGTTGAATAAACAATTGGAGATATTTAGAGATAAGGCACTAACGATTTACATTGAAGCCAAAAACAAAGGCTTAGAGGTGGATTCAAAATATTTAAAAGAGCAATTAGCCCCAACGGAAAAAGCTAAAACGAAAAATGTTGAGTTTTGGGAAGTGTGGTCGGGTTATTTAGAAATTCAGAAAAGAACCCATAAAACAGCAAGTTTTAAAAAGTATCGAAGTATTGAAAATCACTTAAAGAAGTTTGAAGTATTAGACAAACTACCTATTTCCTTTGATTCGATTAAGCCTAATACTTTGGAACGTTTGCAGGAATACATGAATACCAAAGGCGAACTCAATAATAAAACGGCATCTACATACTTAAAGCATTTAAAAACCTTCCTTTCATGGGCTGTGGATAATGGGTATTCAAAGAATACTGCTTACAAAAAGTTTTCCCCAATTAAACCGCCCGAAACTTTAAAGGTGATCTTAACAGAAGAAGATATAAATAAGATTAAGTCTGTTGAACTTGGGACAAAGGAGTATTTAAAAAATACTAGGGAGTGGCTTTTGCTGTCTGTAAATACGGGGCTTAGATATTCTGATTATGGACGTATTAGCCAAGAACACATTAAAGAAAGTCTAAAAGGGAGATTGATCGAAATAAGACAACGTAAAACGGGGGGCTTTGTCACTTTGCCATTAGTGGGGGAAACTGAGAAAATAATAGATCGAATATTAAGCGGTGAAACTCATAAAATAGCCAATCAGAACTTTAATAAATACGTGAAAGAGTTGTGCAAATTGGCAGGAATAGATGAACCTTTTGAAGTGCATGAGTTTAAAGGGAAATTAAGTATTTCTAAGTCAGTGCCTAAATATGAGCTTGTTACCTCCCATACTGGGCGTAGAACTTTTGCAACAAATATGATATTAAGAGGTGTTCCTGCTGAAACAGTTATGAAATATACGGGGCATAAAACATTAGCTTCATTTTGGCAGTACATCAATATACCTGAAGAGAAAGAGCATGATTTGATAAGGGTTGCTTTAGGGGGATAA
- a CDS encoding DUF3850 domain-containing protein yields the protein MKKEVQKINSHTLKILPKYFDEVVKKRKACELRKNDRDFRVGDALHLREFNNGEFTGRECSRVITHILRDCEQYGLKRGFVILSMTPHLGRFKK from the coding sequence ATGAAAAAAGAAGTTCAGAAGATTAATTCTCATACTCTCAAAATTTTACCTAAATACTTTGATGAGGTAGTGAAGAAACGTAAAGCCTGCGAATTGAGGAAAAATGATCGAGATTTTAGAGTGGGGGATGCTTTACATCTGCGAGAGTTTAATAATGGAGAATTTACAGGTCGAGAATGTTCAAGAGTGATTACCCATATTCTCAGAGATTGCGAGCAATACGGATTAAAAAGAGGGTTTGTAATCTTGTCAATGACACCCCATTTAGGGCGGTTTAAAAAGTAA
- a CDS encoding helix-turn-helix domain-containing protein, whose protein sequence is MDVNTNQMQNPFEALHAEIRGLRGVISELKEEVRNVQKQKPVSPSERLSRKEVAKEYSLSLGTLHTLMKKGEIPFEKVGRKTVFKRADVEKFFESKKKNLKQ, encoded by the coding sequence ATGGACGTAAATACAAACCAAATGCAAAACCCTTTTGAAGCTCTTCACGCTGAAATCAGAGGGTTAAGAGGTGTCATTTCTGAGCTAAAAGAAGAAGTTCGAAACGTACAAAAACAAAAGCCCGTAAGCCCCTCAGAACGTCTGAGCCGTAAAGAGGTAGCTAAAGAGTATAGCTTATCACTCGGAACGCTACATACGCTAATGAAAAAGGGTGAAATTCCTTTTGAAAAAGTAGGGCGCAAAACGGTTTTTAAGCGTGCCGATGTAGAAAAATTCTTTGAAAGTAAGAAAAAGAACTTAAAACAATGA
- a CDS encoding GNAT family N-acetyltransferase — MSKQNLHIELLEDLSEAPFELLELADPSREQIMSYLKTGHCYVAILASEVVGVLVLTKIDQTSTEIKNIAVSESAQGKGFGKVLLRYATNICQTKGDHKLIIGTGNSSIGQLALYQKEGFEIKNIKKNFFLDNYDEPIFENGIQCKHMIVLEKDLRK; from the coding sequence GTGAGCAAGCAAAATTTACATATAGAACTACTCGAGGACCTTTCAGAAGCTCCTTTTGAGCTACTTGAATTGGCTGATCCTTCTAGAGAACAAATTATGTCTTATCTGAAGACAGGACATTGCTATGTCGCAATATTAGCCTCAGAAGTTGTGGGTGTCTTGGTTTTAACCAAAATAGATCAAACCTCTACCGAGATTAAAAACATTGCTGTCAGTGAGTCTGCTCAAGGAAAAGGATTCGGAAAAGTTCTATTACGATATGCTACCAATATTTGCCAAACAAAAGGAGATCATAAACTGATTATAGGCACTGGCAATTCTAGTATTGGGCAATTGGCACTTTATCAAAAAGAAGGCTTTGAAATCAAAAACATCAAGAAGAACTTCTTTTTGGATAATTACGATGAGCCTATTTTTGAGAATGGGATTCAATGTAAACATATGATCGTTTTAGAGAAGGATTTGAGGAAATAG
- the gshAB gene encoding bifunctional glutamate--cysteine ligase GshA/glutathione synthetase GshB: MKHNYKHYIDQDPILKHKLLEGNFGIEKENARVDKNGKLALTPHPSVFGDKAKHPFITTDFSESQIEMITPPMPSINEAMGFLQTIHDIVSLELDKGEYLWPQSAPPILPKDEEIPIARYGDSDTSAEEYREMLSTIYGRKVQLISGVHFNFSFTEEWMERLYKASGEETSLNEFRNRLYMKLSRNFFRYRWLLIWLFGKSPAVHKTYIKDCIDRLPALEKDAYSFMEGTSVRSGVCGYRNKVNPILNFDSWEQYQKSVDDLVTDGSLKAKKELYTPLRLKSLGDEENVSYLEVRTLDLNPLKKTGISKRTLHAIHLFLLYCLFKEEEGTLDKDQQQVAYTNNDLASTFGLRKDVELITYAGAKKGIQLWADEIIEEMVTLLADYTSNNSDYQEALEYLSRLVTSPKGRIVHTLMAGIQKDGYIQFHMEKAKEYLKESRSKNFNFIGLEDMELSTQLVLREAVKRGVKFEVLDRAENFIRLKKADKTEYVQQATKTSLDTYSGILLMENKLLTKKVLEEANIRVPHGGHYTEEEKEKAILDFEIYKGKAIVIKPKSTNFGLGITILKENDSEKRYRKAIKMAFKEDKSILIEEFISGKEYRIFIINDEVVGILHRVPANVKGDGVSSIRDLVSEKNKDPLRGKGYRTPLEKIALGEAEKMFLETQGLNFETVPKEGEIIYLRENSNISTGGDSIDYTDDIPDSYKKIAVDAAKALKVKITGLDMMIDHIEEEANENNHAIIEMNFNPAIHIHCHPFVGKNRKLNEKILDALGF, translated from the coding sequence ATGAAACACAATTATAAACACTACATAGATCAAGACCCAATTCTGAAACACAAGCTATTGGAAGGCAACTTCGGAATTGAAAAAGAAAATGCAAGAGTAGATAAAAACGGAAAATTAGCCCTTACTCCTCACCCTAGTGTATTTGGGGATAAGGCAAAACACCCTTTTATCACAACCGATTTTTCAGAAAGCCAAATCGAAATGATTACCCCTCCTATGCCTTCTATCAATGAGGCGATGGGCTTTTTGCAAACAATACATGATATCGTAAGTCTTGAACTAGATAAAGGAGAATACCTATGGCCTCAGAGCGCCCCTCCTATTCTACCTAAAGATGAAGAAATCCCGATTGCACGTTATGGCGATAGCGATACTTCCGCAGAAGAATACCGTGAAATGCTTTCAACCATCTACGGAAGAAAAGTACAACTGATTTCTGGAGTACATTTCAACTTCTCTTTTACCGAAGAGTGGATGGAACGATTGTATAAAGCATCTGGCGAAGAAACTTCACTGAACGAGTTCAGAAATAGGCTCTACATGAAATTGAGCCGTAATTTCTTCCGCTATCGTTGGTTACTGATTTGGCTATTCGGGAAAAGCCCTGCTGTTCATAAAACATATATCAAAGATTGCATTGACCGTTTGCCTGCACTAGAAAAAGATGCTTACTCATTTATGGAAGGAACCTCTGTTCGTTCTGGGGTATGTGGCTATCGCAATAAGGTAAACCCGATTCTCAATTTTGACTCTTGGGAACAATATCAAAAAAGTGTTGATGACTTAGTGACTGATGGTTCTCTAAAGGCTAAAAAAGAACTATACACTCCACTACGTCTCAAATCATTGGGAGACGAAGAGAATGTTTCATATCTGGAAGTACGTACACTAGACCTCAATCCGCTTAAGAAAACAGGTATTTCCAAACGAACACTCCATGCTATTCACCTTTTCCTATTGTATTGTCTATTTAAAGAGGAAGAGGGGACTTTAGATAAAGATCAACAGCAGGTTGCTTACACCAACAACGACCTTGCTTCTACTTTTGGCTTACGAAAAGACGTAGAGCTTATAACTTATGCTGGTGCTAAAAAAGGTATACAGCTATGGGCTGACGAAATTATTGAAGAAATGGTAACGCTATTAGCGGACTATACCTCCAACAATTCAGATTACCAAGAAGCACTTGAATACCTCAGCAGACTAGTTACATCTCCGAAAGGGAGAATTGTACATACCCTTATGGCTGGTATTCAGAAAGACGGCTATATCCAATTCCATATGGAGAAAGCAAAAGAATATTTGAAGGAGAGTCGTAGCAAAAACTTCAATTTTATTGGGCTAGAAGATATGGAGCTTTCAACTCAGCTTGTGCTGAGAGAAGCCGTAAAGCGAGGAGTAAAATTTGAAGTCTTAGACAGAGCTGAAAATTTTATCCGTTTAAAAAAAGCAGATAAAACCGAATATGTCCAACAAGCTACAAAGACCTCGCTTGATACCTACAGTGGCATCCTTCTGATGGAAAATAAACTGCTGACCAAAAAAGTGCTAGAAGAGGCAAACATCAGAGTACCTCATGGTGGTCATTATACCGAAGAAGAGAAAGAAAAAGCGATTCTAGACTTTGAGATTTACAAGGGGAAAGCTATCGTGATTAAACCCAAGTCAACCAACTTTGGGCTAGGCATCACTATTCTCAAAGAAAATGATTCGGAGAAAAGGTATCGTAAAGCAATCAAAATGGCTTTCAAAGAAGATAAAAGCATTCTGATTGAAGAATTTATTTCGGGAAAAGAATACCGCATCTTCATTATTAATGATGAAGTAGTGGGCATTTTGCATCGTGTCCCTGCCAATGTCAAAGGAGATGGTGTGAGTAGTATCAGAGATTTAGTTTCAGAAAAAAATAAAGATCCACTCAGAGGAAAAGGTTACCGAACGCCATTAGAGAAAATTGCGCTAGGAGAAGCCGAAAAGATGTTTCTAGAAACACAAGGACTAAACTTTGAGACTGTACCAAAAGAAGGTGAAATCATTTACCTCCGAGAGAACTCAAATATTAGTACGGGTGGAGATAGTATTGACTATACCGATGATATTCCTGATTCGTACAAAAAAATAGCTGTAGATGCAGCTAAAGCACTTAAGGTAAAGATCACAGGACTTGATATGATGATTGATCATATAGAGGAAGAAGCCAATGAAAACAATCATGCTATCATTGAAATGAACTTCAACCCTGCCATTCATATCCATTGTCACCCTTTTGTTGGGAAAAATCGGAAATTGAATGAAAAGATTTTAGATGCTTTGGGTTTCTAG
- a CDS encoding DUF2492 family protein — translation MENTVHVHEVIFMIGDQKGGHYNNASLIEDIKGKWGAEVNFMACSGVPFPPQDVVPFLMERSKIVLDDNGNISLHPNMQICNGHEKH, via the coding sequence ATGGAAAATACAGTTCATGTTCACGAAGTGATCTTTATGATCGGAGACCAAAAAGGCGGACACTATAACAATGCTTCATTGATTGAAGATATCAAAGGAAAATGGGGTGCAGAAGTCAATTTCATGGCTTGTTCAGGCGTACCTTTCCCTCCACAAGATGTCGTTCCTTTCTTGATGGAAAGAAGTAAAATCGTTTTAGATGATAACGGAAATATTTCGCTTCACCCGAACATGCAAATCTGTAATGGTCACGAGAAACACTAA
- a CDS encoding Fic family protein has protein sequence MNLENAVNYHYNQFPPQNLELGKMLDSLLKATDALARYDQMLKSLHNSEILLAPLRSQEAVISSRMEGTISTMDEILKLKADSNSETEEKEGGKYRNDVFETYLYHIALNNAQQAMKDGYTISDHLIRGIHQQLLSIGRGANKSPGKYKTEQNYLADRLKQEILFIPISPEKLNDGLENLFNYLKDSNDSILIKTALMHLEFEALHPFQDGNGRIGRMLITLLLWTSGSISEPHFYISGYFEEHKDAYIDIMRNVSENGDWETWCDFFFTAVEQQANRNLQVAEKIQTLYEDMKIKFTNILLSKYSVLALDYIFTNPIFRNNKFKSHSGIPQATASRFTRALYENGLLKVIEEGAGRKATLYSFEPMMELVRV, from the coding sequence ATGAACTTAGAAAACGCTGTCAATTATCATTATAACCAATTTCCTCCTCAAAATTTAGAGCTTGGAAAAATGTTAGACTCTTTATTAAAGGCTACTGACGCTTTAGCTAGATATGATCAAATGTTAAAGAGTTTACACAATAGTGAAATACTTTTAGCACCTTTAAGAAGTCAAGAGGCTGTAATATCATCTCGTATGGAAGGTACTATAAGTACAATGGATGAAATATTAAAACTTAAAGCTGATAGTAACAGCGAAACAGAAGAAAAAGAGGGGGGGAAATATCGTAATGATGTTTTTGAAACCTACTTATATCACATAGCCCTAAACAATGCTCAACAAGCAATGAAAGATGGGTATACTATATCTGACCATCTAATCAGAGGAATACATCAGCAATTATTATCTATTGGTCGAGGAGCAAATAAATCACCCGGTAAATACAAAACAGAACAAAATTATTTAGCAGATAGACTAAAGCAAGAGATATTATTTATACCAATAAGCCCTGAAAAACTAAATGATGGTTTAGAGAACTTATTTAACTATTTAAAGGATAGTAATGATTCAATTCTAATTAAAACAGCTTTAATGCACTTAGAATTTGAAGCTTTGCATCCTTTTCAAGATGGTAATGGGAGAATTGGGCGGATGTTGATCACGTTATTATTATGGACTAGTGGCTCAATTTCTGAACCTCATTTTTATATTAGTGGATATTTCGAAGAGCATAAAGATGCATATATTGATATTATGCGAAATGTTTCAGAAAATGGAGATTGGGAAACGTGGTGTGATTTCTTCTTTACTGCTGTTGAACAGCAAGCTAACAGAAACTTACAAGTAGCTGAAAAAATACAAACACTATATGAAGATATGAAGATAAAGTTTACAAATATACTACTATCTAAATATAGTGTCTTAGCACTAGATTATATTTTTACTAATCCAATATTTAGAAATAATAAATTCAAGTCACATAGTGGAATACCACAAGCTACAGCTTCGAGATTTACGAGAGCATTATATGAAAATGGATTATTAAAAGTAATTGAAGAAGGAGCAGGAAGAAAAGCAACACTTTATTCTTTTGAACCAATGATGGAGTTGGTAAGAGTTTAG
- a CDS encoding helix-turn-helix domain-containing protein, producing the protein MNLGNIYGDRFKAIRKRIKINQTDFAKKLNTSQSNISLIEKGERVPPLDLIHELFNIGVTSDYILHGVEPILEEDVKKRKDENAKEFDSRIEEERRKYRDKIFELHRDEILMVATTLPSNEQDEYIQSQIDRYIEESLSSETFEKKNSFIQQLIRNTPKLRELYDHKSFIASIVSALNEYIHCLDMEYLYLETQLYPDDLNNVNYSEIVKKALNIYKVNTSNIALENTIDQLSTTVKLLNDYLPVKELHDRTDLDMWGYILHYYETNVKEKEDRK; encoded by the coding sequence ATGAACCTAGGTAATATTTATGGAGATAGATTCAAAGCAATAAGGAAGAGAATAAAGATTAATCAAACTGACTTCGCTAAAAAACTTAATACTTCGCAGTCTAATATTTCACTAATTGAAAAAGGAGAACGAGTTCCCCCATTAGATTTAATTCATGAATTATTTAACATAGGTGTTACCTCTGATTATATATTACATGGAGTTGAACCCATATTAGAAGAGGATGTAAAAAAACGAAAAGATGAGAATGCGAAAGAATTTGATTCACGAATTGAAGAAGAACGTAGAAAATATAGAGACAAAATATTTGAACTACATAGAGATGAAATCTTAATGGTTGCTACTACGCTACCTTCTAATGAGCAAGATGAGTATATCCAAAGTCAAATAGATAGATATATTGAAGAAAGTCTTTCATCTGAAACTTTTGAAAAAAAGAATTCTTTCATTCAACAATTAATACGAAACACCCCAAAACTTAGAGAGCTATATGACCATAAGTCATTTATTGCGAGTATTGTAAGTGCTCTTAATGAATATATACATTGCTTAGATATGGAGTATCTATATTTAGAGACACAACTTTACCCCGATGATTTAAACAATGTCAATTACAGTGAAATTGTAAAGAAAGCTTTGAATATATATAAAGTAAATACATCAAATATTGCACTAGAAAATACGATAGACCAACTTTCAACAACGGTTAAACTGCTCAATGACTACCTTCCAGTTAAAGAACTTCATGACAGAACAGATTTAGATATGTGGGGCTATATACTCCATTATTACGAAACCAATGTGAAAGAAAAAGAAGACCGTAAATAA
- a CDS encoding MATE family efflux transporter, whose translation MKPDASQDQNSYKSIFRVLMKLTLPIVGGSFLQMTYNFTDMIWVGKLGSDAVAAVGTAGFFTHMAWAFSSLALVGTGVKISHAVGRQDFTDARAFIKNGFLTTWVLGLIFMLFLILGSSPLIAFFKLNNTVVEGMAENYLIISALGILISYTNYLFAAIFNAFGYTKIPFKTNMVGLGVNMVLDPLFIFVLKWGVEGAAIATVIAQLVTVIIYWRRFLREKDMKTFPGRVHLDRMWEVLRLGFPTAAQRVIFTFIAIMMARIIAQWGATAIAVQKVGLQLESVTFMTVGGLHQAITTFVGQKYGAKDWIQLKKGYNVAVGIGVMVGFLVSLLFMLIPELLISIFLKEADSIAMGAQYLRIIGLSQIFMCMEMVTGGAMNGLGKTHIPATLSVILTGARIPLALWLSAMPALGLDGVWWSISLSSIAKGLVSVVAFYYLIKSMKEFQLSPLK comes from the coding sequence ATGAAGCCAGACGCTTCTCAAGATCAAAATTCATATAAGTCCATTTTCCGAGTTTTGATGAAACTTACCCTGCCTATTGTCGGAGGTTCGTTTCTTCAAATGACCTACAATTTCACCGATATGATATGGGTGGGTAAACTCGGAAGTGATGCGGTAGCCGCTGTAGGTACAGCAGGATTCTTCACGCATATGGCTTGGGCTTTTTCATCTCTCGCCTTAGTGGGTACAGGTGTAAAAATTTCGCATGCGGTCGGTCGTCAAGATTTCACCGATGCTCGTGCTTTTATAAAGAATGGCTTCCTTACCACATGGGTATTGGGGCTTATCTTTATGCTATTTCTGATTTTAGGTTCTAGCCCTCTGATCGCCTTCTTCAAGTTGAACAATACAGTTGTAGAAGGCATGGCTGAGAATTACCTTATCATTTCAGCACTTGGTATACTTATCAGTTATACCAATTACCTTTTTGCCGCCATTTTTAATGCTTTCGGTTATACCAAAATCCCTTTCAAAACCAATATGGTTGGACTTGGGGTAAATATGGTACTCGACCCTCTTTTCATTTTTGTATTGAAATGGGGCGTAGAAGGTGCGGCTATAGCCACTGTAATTGCACAGCTTGTTACCGTAATCATTTATTGGAGAAGATTCCTTCGAGAAAAAGACATGAAAACGTTCCCTGGTCGAGTACACCTTGACCGAATGTGGGAAGTACTCAGACTTGGTTTCCCTACCGCAGCTCAGAGAGTCATTTTCACTTTCATTGCGATCATGATGGCAAGAATTATTGCGCAATGGGGAGCTACAGCAATTGCCGTTCAAAAAGTCGGACTGCAATTGGAGTCTGTGACTTTCATGACTGTTGGAGGTTTACACCAAGCAATCACCACTTTTGTAGGTCAGAAATACGGAGCAAAAGACTGGATTCAACTCAAGAAAGGTTACAATGTAGCCGTCGGAATTGGAGTGATGGTTGGCTTTTTAGTCAGTTTACTTTTTATGCTTATTCCAGAACTACTGATCTCTATTTTCTTGAAAGAAGCTGATAGTATTGCAATGGGAGCACAGTACCTACGCATCATCGGACTTTCTCAAATTTTCATGTGTATGGAAATGGTCACAGGAGGAGCCATGAACGGATTGGGAAAAACACACATCCCTGCAACCCTCAGTGTGATTTTGACAGGAGCACGTATTCCTTTAGCCTTATGGTTGTCTGCTATGCCTGCATTAGGTTTGGATGGCGTTTGGTGGAGTATTAGTTTGAGTAGTATTGCTAAGGGGCTTGTGTCCGTAGTTGCATTCTACTACCTAATCAAAAGCATGAAAGAATTTCAACTTAGCCCACTCAAATAA